One genomic segment of Bombina bombina isolate aBomBom1 chromosome 4, aBomBom1.pri, whole genome shotgun sequence includes these proteins:
- the LOC128658191 gene encoding follicle-stimulating hormone receptor codes for MTLKWQHFEDSITELFDMHYRKLSDLIVDSFGALLQMCTAVRENRMHATTPPERNSTERPLTHLALTPRLDDNSPAAMAGPMGGDDSTSLVPGPMAAEDNGATTESDQSDASSVRREPPVQRLILGKAYSPVTCSGSPERKRGVPGLKQMGLEIPESAVNRQQKKPLQCSAQPCDLQDRQQTSDQLCEVLTSDMIGSCDSCAPQKRCSELHPICNNTPEEQKPVDIFNYGLNFDQKEKEEYFGFDYYLCIEVRDVSCEPKPDAFNPCEDIMGYNSLRVLIWCISIMAITGNAFVLIVLISTQYKFTVSRFLMCNLAFADVCMGIYLLLIASVDIKTKGQYHNYAIDWQTGAGCEAAGFFTVFASELSVYTLTVITLERWHTITYAMQLDRKVRFRHATVIMISGWIFAFTVAVLPIFGISSYMKVSICLPMDIETPLSQGYILFLLVLNVLAFVVICTCYIGIYLTVRNPNVISSNSDTKVAKRMAILIFTDFLCMAPISFFAISASLKIPLITVSSSKILLVLFYPINSCANPFLYAIFTKTFQRDFYILMSKFGCCKTQAQIFRTETSSSAHNLHMRNGHYVPGPKSSTGSVYTLVPLNH; via the exons ATGACACTTAAGTGGCAGCACTTTGAGGACTCAATCACTGAACTATTTGATATGCATTACCGGAAGCTGTCGGATCTCATTGTGGACAGCTTTGGGGCACTATTACAGATGTGCACAGCCGTTAGAGAGAACCGGATGCATGCAACAACTCCACCAGAGCGAAATTCTACTGAGCGGCCTTTAACACACCTTGCCCTAACACCCAGGCTGGATGATAATTCTCCCGCAGCCATGGCTGGCCCTATGGGTGGAGACGACTCGACATCCCTGGTGCCGGGTCCCATGGCTGCAGAAGACAACGGAGCTACCACTGAGTCTGATCAGAGTGATGCCTCTAGTGTCCGGCGAGAGCCTCCGGTACAGCGGCTTATATTGGGCAAAGCATACAGTCCTGTAACCTGCTCAGGGTCTCCTGAGAGGAAGCGTGGTGTTCCAGGGCTGAAACAGATGGGCCTGGAGATCCCTGAAAGTGCCGTGAATAGACAACAAAAAAAGCCGCTTCAATGCTCTGCTCAACCCTGTGACTTGCAGGATCGACAGCAAACCTCTGATCAGCTATGCGAGGTACTCACATCAGATATGATAGGGAGCTGTGATAGTTGCGCTCCTCAGAAGCGATG TTCAGAATTGCATCCAATATGCAATAACACTCCAGAGGAACAGAAGCCAGTGGACATTTTCAATTATGGATTAAATTTTGATCAGAAAGAAAAGGAGGAATATTTTGGGTTTGACTACTACTTATGCATTGAAGTTCGTGATGTCAGTTGCGAACCTAAACCGGATGCATTTAATCCATGTGAAGATATTATGGGATACAACTCTTTAAGAGTATTAATATGGTGTATCAGTATTATGGCCATCACAGGGAATGCATTTGTACTCATTGTTTTAATTAGCACTCAGTATAAATTTACTGTTTCCAGATTTTTAATGTGCAATCTTGCATTTGCAGATGTATGCATGGGTATATATCTTTTACTTATTGCATCTGTGGACATTAAGACAAAAGGCCAATACCATAACTATGCAATTGACTGGCAGACCGGGGCAGGCTGTGAAGCCGCAGGGTTTTTCACTGTGTTTGCAAGTGAACTTTCTGTATATACTCTAACTGTTATAACCTTAGAGAGATGGCATACAATAACATATGCAATGCAATTAGACCGCAAAGTGAGATTTCGACATGCTACAGTTATAATGATTTCAGGCTGGATATTTGCATTCACAGTTGCTGTGCTTCCTATTTTTGGTATCAGCAGCTATATGAAGGTGAGCATCTGTTTACCGATGGACATAGAAACCCCTCTTTCTCAAGGATATATTTTGTTCCTTCTGGTGCTTAATGTTTTGGCATTTGTAGTCATCTGCACCTGCTATATTGGCATCTACTTAACTGTGAGAAATCCAAATGTTATCTCTTCAAATAGTGACACAAAGGTTGCCAAACGTATGGCTATATTGATATTCACAGATTTTTTGTGTATGGCCCCAATTTCATTCTTTGCCATTTCTGCTTCGCTAAAGATTCCTCTTATAACTGTATCCAGTTCCAAGATTCTTTTGGTTCTGTTCTATCCAATTAATTCATGTGCCAATCCATTTCTCTATGCTATTTTCACAAAGACATTTCAAagggatttttatattttaatgagcaaGTTTGGTTGCTGCAAGACACAAGCGCAAATTTTCAGAACAGAGACTTCCTCATCTGCCCATAACCTTCACATGAGAAATGGACATTATGTTCCAGGACCAAAGAGCAGTACTGGATCCGTTTACACATTAGTACCTCTGAATCACTAA